A stretch of the Streptosporangium sp. NBC_01755 genome encodes the following:
- a CDS encoding AAA domain-containing protein, whose amino-acid sequence MANGLKEADDEIDRLVRHFCSDERTYAYGPYVQAGPPGRPLGGAELIPGRLRLYRLVDRDGRRVDLHVYAGLADIGGLLWEQEVRVLLRLGASGLHGLPEILSGGYESAESTARAGAVVGGVAFIATRGSGSTLADPGAADFMREHPTLALSQFGRLANALAELHDLGVLHRNLTPATIQADLADERSPRLWIARFEMSALIGNLFRRNLDSGADRSELGTLLLGRAPTLRTLAYHPPERVRFLFPTGEDERFLESPTSDVYGLAATVCEWFYDPARLPDGSVSGASPGEVRERHTRTRREMTRLLTASPKVPHRLASLLAEMLAEEPRNRPTAAEVVTRLGQDAEGIRLALTGTERTRPYLVAHMPELSNATLYRWGCISQPADTPMGRDELAKFIVDDLRNARLLHSPKGAEPFAERGDLNDRLASHHVLLGKNIAWFCRSFQRKTWGRLGPPLPEALIVKYVARRHHPSARRRLEDLLAQSSFAPEVAAIDTVAFDVAEEVMEAELLDRPSWTPLLDLLDLPSQESQQDLEYGRALDWMLQYQGAQLRARTYAFVRIDQGAGDVTVEWDRERDKALIDKNTLLRKFADSPRLRPAFGDFFGNLDDEEGDALVEVVEDDRGTPSRSSRGSEWIVQRRTGEDRVTLRRPARGSGKIPQRGWIRPLSDKGTNTALRRQTAARVDLMDARGLLRQLRSPNSIKHIASRWQRAGSGLLGEDGPEIVRAMLTYQPFFAVQGPPGTGKTTVVAEAVAAYLADDSTARVLVSAQSNYALDNLAQRILQKVGAMNGEGMPSDDWAGVAMRITSRSGARHSPQIEPWTLERLTDREAMHIRVRVRLRLDGGVGNEPLHRALERWNRLLDPSGEENVQLELGDRLKRAANLVFATCATSTAEAVTSGGTRSRFDWVIVEEAAKAWPTELAMPLARGTRWTLIGDHRQLGAHRRQDFESFLNDCASDRNEEIAQLYRERESLLRAFDTFRNLFGNLDDVELSPSARERLPLRQLSTQFRMRAPIAEVVSRVFYPKPGPVEQDGLPRGGLATAEGIGPLSLRRPVEFIGESLIWLDTSDIPDCADVPRWSNPGEAKVVDALVKRLKPDPVPYRNGYSGEPLAVLTPYRQQLEELRQYASVRDHLSTVHAFQGREADIVLVSLVRSTPRGKARGALSSLGHLTEPNLINVMLSRARKLLVIVGNFQHFAQAGAEVEFWARLCTAVRIYGTVLPAGEVTGS is encoded by the coding sequence GTGGCAAACGGGCTGAAAGAAGCCGACGATGAGATCGACCGCCTGGTGCGGCACTTCTGCTCGGACGAGCGGACCTACGCCTACGGCCCCTACGTCCAGGCGGGGCCGCCCGGCCGCCCGTTGGGTGGCGCGGAGCTGATCCCCGGGCGGCTACGGCTCTATCGCCTGGTCGACCGCGACGGCCGCAGGGTGGACCTGCACGTCTACGCCGGGTTGGCCGACATCGGCGGTCTGCTGTGGGAGCAGGAGGTCAGGGTCCTGCTGCGGCTGGGCGCATCGGGACTACACGGTCTGCCGGAGATCCTGAGCGGCGGCTACGAGTCTGCGGAGTCCACGGCCCGTGCGGGGGCGGTGGTCGGCGGCGTGGCCTTCATCGCCACCCGGGGGTCGGGCAGTACTCTCGCCGACCCCGGAGCGGCGGACTTCATGCGTGAACACCCGACGCTGGCGCTGAGCCAGTTCGGACGGCTCGCCAACGCGCTCGCGGAGCTGCACGACCTCGGTGTGCTCCACCGTAACCTCACCCCCGCCACGATCCAGGCCGACTTGGCGGACGAGCGCTCCCCCCGGCTGTGGATCGCCCGCTTCGAGATGAGCGCGCTGATCGGCAACCTCTTCCGGCGCAACCTCGACTCCGGCGCCGACCGCTCCGAGCTGGGCACGCTCCTGCTCGGCAGGGCCCCGACGCTGCGCACCCTCGCCTATCACCCGCCCGAGCGCGTGCGTTTCCTGTTTCCCACCGGTGAGGACGAACGGTTTCTCGAAAGCCCCACCTCCGACGTGTACGGCCTGGCCGCGACGGTCTGCGAGTGGTTCTACGACCCCGCGCGCCTTCCGGACGGCTCCGTCTCAGGGGCCTCGCCCGGCGAGGTCCGCGAGCGGCACACGCGGACGCGCAGGGAGATGACGCGTCTGCTGACCGCCTCACCCAAGGTACCGCACCGGCTGGCGAGCCTGCTGGCGGAGATGCTCGCAGAGGAGCCACGAAACCGGCCCACGGCGGCCGAGGTCGTCACCCGGCTGGGGCAGGACGCGGAGGGCATCCGCCTGGCGTTGACCGGCACCGAGCGCACCCGCCCCTACCTCGTGGCGCACATGCCCGAGCTGTCGAACGCCACCCTCTATCGCTGGGGCTGCATCTCCCAGCCCGCCGACACCCCCATGGGTCGCGATGAGCTGGCCAAGTTCATCGTCGACGACCTCCGCAACGCCAGGCTCCTGCACTCCCCCAAGGGCGCCGAGCCGTTCGCCGAGCGCGGCGACCTGAACGACCGGCTCGCCAGCCACCACGTGCTGCTCGGCAAGAACATCGCCTGGTTCTGCCGGAGCTTCCAGCGCAAGACCTGGGGACGGCTCGGCCCACCCCTCCCCGAGGCGCTGATCGTCAAGTACGTCGCGCGCCGCCATCATCCCTCCGCCCGGCGGCGGCTGGAGGATCTGCTTGCCCAGTCATCGTTCGCCCCCGAGGTCGCCGCGATCGACACAGTCGCCTTCGACGTGGCCGAGGAGGTCATGGAGGCCGAGCTGCTGGACCGCCCCTCGTGGACACCACTGCTCGACCTGCTCGACCTGCCTTCGCAGGAGTCCCAGCAGGACTTGGAGTACGGCAGGGCGCTGGACTGGATGCTGCAGTACCAGGGCGCCCAGCTGCGTGCCCGGACCTACGCCTTCGTCCGCATCGACCAGGGCGCGGGTGACGTCACGGTCGAGTGGGACAGGGAACGCGACAAGGCGCTGATCGACAAGAACACCCTGCTGCGCAAGTTCGCCGACTCCCCACGGCTGCGGCCCGCCTTCGGCGACTTCTTCGGCAACCTCGACGACGAGGAGGGTGACGCCCTGGTCGAAGTGGTCGAGGACGACAGGGGTACGCCGAGCAGGTCAAGCCGCGGTTCAGAATGGATCGTCCAGCGCCGGACCGGCGAGGACCGGGTCACACTCCGCCGCCCCGCCCGGGGCAGCGGGAAGATACCGCAGCGTGGCTGGATCAGGCCGCTCAGCGACAAGGGGACGAACACGGCGCTGCGTCGCCAGACCGCCGCCAGGGTGGACCTCATGGATGCCCGAGGGCTGCTGCGCCAGCTCCGCTCACCCAACTCCATCAAGCACATCGCATCCCGATGGCAGCGGGCGGGCAGCGGCCTGCTCGGCGAGGACGGCCCGGAGATCGTCCGTGCCATGTTGACCTACCAGCCGTTCTTCGCCGTGCAGGGCCCACCGGGAACAGGCAAGACCACGGTGGTGGCCGAGGCGGTGGCCGCCTACCTCGCCGACGACTCCACGGCCCGCGTGCTGGTCTCGGCGCAGTCCAACTACGCCTTGGACAACCTGGCGCAGCGCATCCTGCAGAAGGTCGGCGCCATGAACGGCGAGGGCATGCCGAGCGATGACTGGGCGGGCGTCGCCATGCGCATCACCTCGCGGAGCGGCGCCAGGCACAGCCCGCAGATCGAGCCGTGGACCCTGGAGAGGCTCACCGATCGGGAGGCGATGCACATCAGGGTCAGGGTACGGCTCAGGCTGGACGGCGGGGTCGGCAACGAGCCGCTGCACCGCGCATTGGAACGGTGGAACCGGTTGCTGGATCCGTCAGGGGAGGAGAACGTCCAGCTTGAGTTGGGTGACCGGCTCAAGCGAGCGGCGAACCTGGTCTTCGCCACCTGCGCCACCTCGACCGCCGAAGCGGTCACCAGCGGCGGTACCCGCAGCAGGTTCGACTGGGTGATCGTGGAGGAGGCGGCCAAGGCATGGCCGACGGAGCTGGCGATGCCGCTGGCCAGGGGGACCCGGTGGACGCTCATCGGAGACCACCGCCAACTCGGCGCTCACCGCCGCCAGGACTTCGAGAGCTTCCTCAACGACTGCGCCAGCGACCGCAACGAGGAGATCGCCCAGCTCTACCGGGAGCGGGAGAGCCTACTCCGGGCCTTTGACACCTTCCGCAACCTGTTCGGCAACCTCGACGACGTGGAGCTGTCGCCCTCGGCCAGGGAACGGCTACCGCTGCGCCAGTTGTCCACCCAGTTCCGCATGCGGGCGCCCATTGCCGAGGTGGTGAGCCGGGTCTTCTATCCGAAGCCGGGCCCTGTGGAGCAGGATGGCCTGCCGCGGGGCGGCCTGGCCACCGCCGAAGGCATCGGCCCGCTGTCGCTGCGACGGCCCGTCGAGTTCATCGGCGAGTCGCTGATCTGGCTGGACACCAGCGACATCCCTGACTGTGCCGACGTACCGCGCTGGAGCAACCCCGGTGAGGCGAAGGTTGTGGACGCGCTGGTGAAACGGCTGAAACCGGACCCCGTGCCGTACCGGAACGGTTACAGCGGCGAGCCTCTGGCGGTGCTTACCCCCTACCGGCAGCAGCTCGAGGAGCTGCGCCAATACGCCAGCGTGCGCGATCACCTGTCCACCGTGCACGCCTTCCAGGGACGCGAAGCAGACATCGTGCTGGTCTCGCTCGTCAGGTCCACACCGCGCGGCAAGGCCAGGGGCGCGCTGAGCAGCCTCGGACACCTGACCGAGCCCAATCTGATCAACGTGATGCTGTCCAGAGCCAGGAAACTGCTGGTCATCGTGGGCAACTTCCAGCACTTCGCCCAGGCGGGCGCGGAGGTCGAGTTCTGGGCGCGGCTCTGCACCGCGGTCCGGATCTACGGAACCGTGCTCCCGGCCGGCGAGGTGACAGGGTCATGA
- a CDS encoding winged helix-turn-helix domain-containing protein: protein MIEFEPDRSRWEQVADVLRQRITTGEYGPKHLLSEVRLVHEFGVARDTIRKALRQLRIEKLVYTVPNLGNFVGPGPDDPEEARPENSPGS from the coding sequence ATGATCGAGTTTGAACCGGACCGGTCCCGCTGGGAGCAGGTCGCCGATGTCCTCCGCCAGCGCATCACCACCGGCGAGTACGGCCCCAAGCACCTTCTGTCAGAGGTTCGGCTCGTCCACGAGTTCGGCGTAGCCAGGGACACGATCCGCAAGGCACTCCGCCAGCTCCGCATAGAGAAGCTCGTCTACACCGTCCCCAACCTCGGCAATTTCGTCGGCCCCGGCCCCGATGACCCGGAAGAAGCCAGGCCGGAAAACAGCCCGGGCAGTTAA
- a CDS encoding tetratricopeptide repeat protein, with protein sequence MDVNLEPPAVEDLDSPYKRHLSLAVVLIALLGGVLGYLASDAGAREDRTMRDAQRAAIVAMSEQTTTEAEIAENRVNFGVANTLKHRHDLDAVRAELLERRAESEAVARWSRAYSQVQKTSVLATGKYVNRLDMLYADLYVDANRATLRQQAAQETASEWGDKKNVYVAGVTLLAVALTLLGLSLTVSPPTRRYLVWPAALLTVTCLLSSMVALVAPPEAASEEAVRAVAEGDRLASLRDFKGAVTAYDRAVAADDDYATAYEHRSSARILAASPERSTSNYVYSSAPRSAWRASAADLTRALELGGERYVVLLRLGAANIHLPDHQRSEEYSRRAIALNPGPPLPWLNLLTAVAGQGRTEDARRLAADVITRIKARPDPAERLELYAATRTTLDLVGGQRDDIRDLVAELQGALVGAQGEELAPNTAPAPGTAVSRLRVTVQGAQITADYTYRDLPKGSQFGIIAYYRPSPIDEWSQRHDPVQIAPSTLTLSGEGKWILADRNCPPSGEYRVDLYTGKRRLASATAAMSTVNTEVLLPHNDWIGGVSLCHPDRWKFSGDLAGSADLTSPDNRQQLSVRVTTVDPPSGDQARTKLAEKVRDGLLRRLPTGTTVIQQNTAQFGGAQGTGWQLTISDREQGYVWVTLDEAGLLRTLLARFPANESNEVATLATYLQFS encoded by the coding sequence ATGGACGTCAATCTGGAACCCCCCGCGGTCGAGGACCTCGACTCGCCGTACAAGCGCCACCTCTCGCTCGCCGTCGTGCTGATCGCGCTGCTGGGCGGTGTCCTCGGCTACCTCGCCAGTGACGCGGGCGCGCGCGAGGACCGTACGATGCGCGACGCACAGCGCGCCGCCATCGTCGCGATGAGCGAGCAGACGACGACCGAGGCGGAGATCGCGGAGAATCGGGTCAACTTCGGCGTCGCGAACACGCTGAAACACCGGCACGACCTGGACGCGGTCCGGGCCGAACTGCTGGAAAGACGCGCCGAGTCCGAGGCCGTCGCCCGCTGGAGCCGGGCGTACTCCCAGGTCCAGAAGACGTCGGTGCTGGCCACCGGGAAGTACGTCAACCGGCTGGACATGCTCTACGCCGACCTGTATGTCGACGCGAACCGGGCCACCCTGCGCCAGCAGGCCGCGCAGGAGACCGCGTCGGAGTGGGGCGACAAGAAGAACGTCTACGTGGCGGGGGTCACCCTGCTCGCCGTGGCGCTCACCCTGCTCGGCCTGTCACTTACCGTCAGCCCGCCCACCCGCCGCTACCTCGTATGGCCGGCGGCGCTCCTCACCGTGACCTGCCTGCTCAGCTCCATGGTCGCCCTCGTCGCCCCGCCGGAGGCGGCCTCGGAAGAGGCGGTCAGAGCCGTCGCCGAAGGGGACCGGCTGGCCTCCCTCCGCGATTTCAAAGGGGCGGTCACGGCGTACGACCGGGCCGTTGCCGCGGACGACGACTACGCGACGGCCTACGAGCACCGTTCGTCCGCGCGGATCCTGGCCGCCAGCCCGGAGAGATCGACCTCGAACTACGTCTACAGCTCCGCCCCGCGAAGCGCCTGGCGGGCATCCGCCGCGGACCTCACCCGGGCGCTCGAACTCGGCGGCGAGCGCTACGTCGTGCTGCTCCGGCTCGGCGCCGCCAACATCCACCTACCCGATCACCAGAGGTCCGAGGAGTACAGCAGGCGTGCCATCGCGCTGAACCCGGGGCCGCCGCTGCCCTGGCTGAACCTCCTGACGGCGGTGGCCGGTCAGGGCCGGACCGAGGACGCGAGACGGCTGGCGGCCGACGTCATCACGAGGATCAAAGCCCGGCCGGATCCCGCCGAGCGGCTGGAGCTCTACGCGGCCACCCGTACCACCCTGGACCTCGTCGGGGGCCAGCGCGACGACATCCGTGACCTGGTCGCCGAGCTCCAGGGCGCGCTGGTCGGTGCCCAGGGTGAGGAACTGGCCCCGAACACCGCCCCAGCCCCGGGCACGGCCGTTTCCAGGCTCAGGGTGACCGTCCAGGGAGCGCAGATCACTGCGGACTACACCTACCGAGATCTGCCCAAGGGATCACAATTCGGCATAATCGCCTACTATCGGCCGAGCCCCATCGACGAGTGGTCCCAACGCCACGACCCGGTCCAGATCGCCCCCTCAACGCTGACGCTCTCGGGCGAGGGCAAGTGGATCCTGGCGGACCGAAACTGCCCGCCCTCGGGCGAGTACCGGGTGGATCTCTACACGGGAAAACGGCGGCTCGCCTCCGCCACCGCCGCCATGTCGACGGTGAACACCGAGGTGCTGCTCCCGCACAACGACTGGATCGGCGGGGTCTCGCTCTGCCATCCGGACAGGTGGAAGTTCTCCGGAGACCTCGCGGGCAGCGCCGACCTGACCTCTCCCGACAATCGGCAACAGTTGAGCGTACGGGTCACCACGGTGGATCCCCCGTCGGGGGATCAGGCACGTACGAAACTGGCCGAGAAGGTCCGGGACGGCCTGCTCCGGCGGCTACCGACCGGGACCACGGTGATTCAGCAGAACACGGCGCAGTTCGGCGGGGCCCAGGGGACCGGCTGGCAACTGACGATCAGTGACCGGGAGCAGGGCTATGTCTGGGTCACCCTGGATGAGGCCGGCCTGCTCCGTACGCTGCTCGCCCGTTTCCCGGCGAACGAGTCAAACGAGGTCGCCACGCTCGCCACCTACCTCCAGTTCAGCTGA
- a CDS encoding AAA family ATPase, which produces MLIRFGATNYRSIREPVELSMVAIDRDREEARPAPLLGESLLPLAAVYGPNASGKSNVISALSWLRDAVHFSLQFWEDEIPIDSFAFGDGPMSASEFSIEIAINGVRFEYALEVDHEHVIYEGLFHYPEKKRRRIFEREDSELKLQRGLGGLSGTRELMTPRTLALSVARRFDEPLVSNFTRKLLSIQNLGHMPRNNIPGFPKRAFRSSSSRSTIRWFEDTSDQLPLFGDSDFGDRFIGIRQQALALLRLADLGIEDVIIDNQVINYSDSEVRTQRRVRLLHKTSQESVPFDLNSESEGTRTWFSLIGPVLTALRGGSVVLFDELDASLHPTLSAELLRIFHNPVTNPRDAQLIFTSHDTSLLNYLNRDEVWLTEKQADGSTRLGALADFAGERVRKSQNLENAYLHGRFGALPQVDQTALLRALGLIG; this is translated from the coding sequence GTGTTGATCAGATTTGGAGCTACGAACTATCGCTCCATCCGGGAGCCGGTCGAGCTCTCGATGGTTGCGATCGATCGAGATCGAGAAGAAGCACGCCCTGCACCACTGCTCGGAGAGAGCCTTCTGCCACTTGCGGCGGTGTATGGGCCAAACGCCTCCGGAAAGTCAAACGTTATATCCGCACTTTCTTGGCTGCGTGATGCAGTTCACTTTTCCCTTCAATTTTGGGAGGATGAAATACCGATCGATTCATTCGCCTTTGGCGATGGCCCTATGTCCGCCAGTGAATTTAGCATCGAAATTGCAATCAATGGCGTTCGTTTCGAGTATGCACTTGAAGTGGATCACGAACATGTGATCTACGAAGGCCTCTTTCATTATCCCGAGAAGAAGCGCAGGCGAATATTTGAGCGAGAAGACTCAGAACTAAAGCTTCAAAGAGGACTAGGCGGCCTATCTGGCACCCGTGAACTTATGACGCCCAGGACGCTAGCACTCTCAGTCGCCCGACGGTTCGATGAGCCATTGGTGTCGAACTTTACACGAAAGCTCCTAAGCATACAGAATCTTGGCCACATGCCTAGAAACAACATCCCAGGCTTCCCGAAGAGAGCATTCCGAAGCTCGTCTTCTCGCTCAACAATTCGCTGGTTTGAAGATACAAGCGACCAACTACCCCTCTTCGGCGATAGCGATTTTGGTGACAGATTCATTGGAATTCGCCAACAAGCATTGGCGCTGCTGCGTCTGGCCGACCTTGGCATCGAAGATGTAATAATCGATAATCAAGTGATTAACTACTCTGATTCAGAAGTGCGCACCCAGCGCAGAGTTCGATTGCTCCACAAAACCTCCCAAGAGAGTGTTCCCTTTGACCTAAATTCCGAGTCAGAGGGGACGAGAACATGGTTTTCTCTAATCGGTCCAGTTCTAACTGCTCTGCGGGGGGGTTCAGTCGTCCTCTTCGATGAACTAGATGCGAGTCTACATCCAACCTTGTCAGCAGAATTGCTGCGTATCTTCCATAATCCAGTAACTAACCCCCGCGATGCTCAGCTTATCTTCACGTCTCATGACACCAGTCTTCTAAATTACCTTAATAGGGACGAAGTCTGGTTAACAGAAAAGCAGGCCGATGGCTCTACCCGCCTCGGCGCATTGGCCGATTTTGCCGGAGAGCGCGTGCGTAAATCCCAGAACCTTGAGAATGCCTACCTTCACGGCAGGTTTGGCGCCCTCCCCCAAGTGGATCAGACTGCCTTATTGCGCGCCCTTGGACTAATCGGCTGA
- a CDS encoding RloB family protein has product MVFCEGKNSEPDYVNGLKKLPHIAENTALTVRIHPEQGVPLTLVRNAIDYKNDPEIDECWCLFDVEWPKNHPNLTQAINLARSKEINLAISNPCFELWLILHHQNYGAFMDTDSAERRSRSLDGRSGKSIDPAIYIPLRKKAAQYAKLLNARHDQNGTSFPHDNPSSGMYKFLWDLEGE; this is encoded by the coding sequence ATGGTCTTTTGCGAGGGTAAGAACTCGGAACCCGACTACGTAAACGGCCTGAAAAAACTTCCCCACATAGCCGAAAACACGGCACTGACCGTAAGGATTCATCCCGAACAAGGTGTACCGCTCACCCTGGTCAGGAATGCCATAGACTATAAGAACGACCCCGAAATCGACGAGTGCTGGTGTCTTTTTGATGTCGAATGGCCAAAAAACCATCCAAACTTAACACAAGCAATCAATCTCGCAAGATCAAAAGAGATAAACCTTGCAATATCAAACCCATGCTTCGAGCTATGGCTAATCCTGCACCACCAGAACTATGGCGCATTTATGGACACAGATTCGGCGGAACGTCGATCCCGTTCACTAGACGGCCGATCAGGGAAAAGCATTGATCCCGCAATCTACATACCGCTACGAAAGAAGGCGGCCCAATACGCCAAGCTCCTTAATGCACGGCACGATCAAAATGGGACATCTTTTCCACACGATAATCCATCCTCTGGGATGTATAAGTTCCTGTGGGACCTTGAGGGCGAATAG